A region from the Solibacillus sp. FSL H8-0523 genome encodes:
- a CDS encoding M23 family metallopeptidase yields MREVKRKPSQKLMERPWFWPVVYSSIALMIVGVILSYNALYNSQQDQVALEEQPATNQETILPTATKLETLKYPFKEELLNEVAILHEFYDVTADEATRENALLVFNQVFTTSTGVTIAINSEPFEVVAAMSGEVTKVKMDVFTGNQITITHPNGMETRYNSVADILVKEGDKVTQGEPIAKSQENEWNEAAGIHLHFEVLENGVLVNPRKFLAF; encoded by the coding sequence ATGAGAGAAGTTAAACGAAAGCCTTCTCAAAAACTGATGGAGCGACCGTGGTTTTGGCCGGTTGTTTATAGCAGTATTGCATTGATGATTGTCGGCGTAATTTTGAGCTACAACGCTTTGTACAATAGTCAACAGGATCAGGTCGCATTAGAAGAGCAACCAGCAACCAATCAAGAAACCATTTTGCCAACCGCAACAAAGCTAGAAACATTGAAATATCCGTTTAAAGAGGAATTGTTAAATGAAGTGGCCATCTTACATGAATTTTATGATGTCACAGCCGACGAAGCAACACGAGAAAATGCACTTTTAGTATTCAACCAAGTGTTTACAACATCAACAGGTGTAACGATTGCGATTAATAGTGAGCCGTTCGAAGTGGTCGCTGCGATGAGTGGCGAGGTGACAAAAGTGAAGATGGACGTCTTTACAGGTAATCAAATTACAATCACACATCCAAATGGCATGGAAACGCGTTATAACTCCGTTGCAGATATTTTAGTAAAAGAAGGCGACAAAGTAACGCAAGGAGAGCCAATCGCCAAATCACAGGAAAATGAATGGAATGAAGCGGCAGGCATCCATTTGCACTTTGAAGTTCTAGAAAATGGAGTTCTTGTGAATCCAAGGAAGTTTTTAGCGTTCTAA
- a CDS encoding sporulation transcriptional regulator SpoIIID, with the protein MHEHIRQRCVRLGELFVEKGGTVRALASKTGFSKSTVHKDLTERLVQVNEPLAKQVQELLAYNKSIRHLRGGEATRKKWLEKPIQATVMSSE; encoded by the coding sequence GTGCACGAGCATATTCGGCAACGTTGCGTTCGATTGGGGGAGCTATTTGTGGAGAAAGGTGGAACGGTACGTGCACTAGCGAGTAAGACGGGATTTTCAAAAAGCACGGTGCATAAGGATTTAACAGAAAGACTCGTACAAGTAAATGAACCACTCGCCAAACAAGTGCAGGAACTACTCGCCTATAACAAGTCGATTCGACATTTGCGAGGTGGTGAAGCAACACGCAAAAAATGGCTAGAAAAACCAATACAAGCAACAGTAATGTCTAGCGAGTAA
- a CDS encoding rod shape-determining protein, translated as MFSKDIGIDLGTANVLIHVKGKGIVLNEPSVVAIDKKSGKVLAVGEEARQMVGRTPGNIVAIRPLKDGVIADFDVTEAMLKHFINKLDLKGFLSKPRILICCPTNITSVEQKAIREAAEKSGGKKVYLEEEPKVAAIGAGMDIFQPSGNMVVDIGGGTTDVAVLSMGDIVTSESIKIAGDVFDNDILQYIKKEYKLLIGERTAEDIKTTIGTVFPGSRKESMDIRGRDMVTGLPRTIEIHSEEIEHALRESVSMIVQAAKNVLEKTPPELSADIIDRGVILTGGGALLHGIDQLLIEELKVPVFIAENPMDCVAIGTGVMLDNIDRAVSNK; from the coding sequence ATGTTTTCTAAAGATATTGGGATAGATTTAGGTACTGCAAACGTGTTAATTCACGTGAAGGGGAAGGGCATTGTATTAAATGAGCCTTCTGTAGTGGCAATTGATAAAAAGAGTGGAAAAGTGCTAGCTGTAGGTGAAGAGGCACGTCAAATGGTAGGGCGTACACCGGGCAATATCGTGGCAATTCGTCCGTTAAAAGACGGCGTGATTGCAGATTTCGATGTAACAGAAGCAATGTTAAAGCATTTTATTAATAAACTAGATTTAAAGGGCTTTTTATCGAAGCCACGTATTTTAATTTGCTGTCCGACAAATATTACGTCAGTCGAGCAAAAAGCAATCCGCGAAGCAGCTGAAAAATCAGGCGGTAAAAAGGTGTATCTAGAGGAAGAACCAAAAGTAGCAGCAATTGGCGCAGGTATGGATATTTTCCAACCAAGCGGCAATATGGTTGTTGATATCGGCGGTGGTACGACAGACGTAGCGGTCCTTTCAATGGGTGATATCGTAACAAGTGAATCAATCAAAATCGCAGGCGACGTATTCGACAATGACATCTTGCAATACATAAAGAAAGAATACAAGCTACTAATCGGTGAACGTACGGCAGAGGATATTAAAACAACAATCGGTACGGTTTTCCCAGGTAGTCGCAAAGAATCAATGGACATTCGTGGCCGTGACATGGTAACTGGTTTACCACGCACAATCGAAATCCATTCAGAAGAAATCGAGCATGCCCTGCGTGAATCAGTAAGCATGATCGTACAAGCGGCGAAAAACGTGCTTGAAAAAACACCACCAGAATTATCGGCAGATATTATTGACCGTGGTGTTATTTTAACAGGCGGTGGGGCGTTACTACACGGTATCGACCAATTGTTAATTGAAGAATTAAAAGTCCCGGTATTTATTGCTGAAAACCCGATGGACTGTGTCGCAATCGGAACAGGTGTGATGTTAGATAATATTGACCGAGCAGTTAGTAATAAATAA
- a CDS encoding flagellar hook-basal body protein: protein MFKGFYTVATGMVAQQRKTEILTNNMANASTPGFKSDQTTIRSFPDMLMSAVGSTNIPTEKGFALKKLDTIGALNAGVYLQETMPDQAQGQIFSTGLTTDVALINGNLPTDETSGNAGQVFFRLENENGTESYTRNGNFTMDGQGNLVNPMGLFVLDANGNRMQFANDNIRIDSTGAIFDENNAQVGTLGVAFSNNPDVLVKRDNGLYNTLDGVDLPTAYGQAGVEFSMQHQYLEGSNVDAARAMTELMTAYRAFEANQKVLQAYDKSMDKAVNEIGRV, encoded by the coding sequence ATGTTTAAAGGGTTTTATACAGTAGCAACAGGAATGGTTGCACAACAACGTAAGACAGAAATTTTAACGAATAATATGGCGAATGCCAGTACACCTGGTTTCAAATCAGATCAAACGACAATTCGCTCGTTTCCAGATATGCTTATGTCAGCAGTTGGCTCGACGAATATCCCAACTGAAAAAGGCTTTGCACTAAAAAAATTAGATACAATCGGCGCATTAAACGCAGGTGTATACTTACAAGAAACAATGCCAGACCAAGCACAGGGACAAATTTTTTCAACAGGTTTAACGACAGACGTGGCGCTGATTAATGGCAATCTGCCAACAGACGAAACATCGGGTAATGCAGGTCAAGTATTCTTCCGTTTAGAAAACGAAAATGGCACAGAAAGTTACACGCGTAACGGGAACTTCACAATGGACGGCCAAGGTAACTTAGTAAATCCAATGGGCTTATTCGTGCTAGATGCAAACGGCAATCGTATGCAATTTGCAAACGATAATATCCGCATTGATTCAACAGGTGCTATTTTTGATGAAAATAATGCACAGGTTGGGACATTAGGCGTAGCATTTTCAAATAACCCAGACGTATTAGTAAAGCGAGATAACGGCCTTTACAATACGCTAGATGGTGTAGACTTACCTACAGCTTACGGACAAGCGGGCGTGGAATTCTCGATGCAGCACCAATATTTAGAAGGTTCTAATGTAGATGCCGCAAGAGCAATGACAGAACTTATGACAGCTTACCGTGCATTCGAAGCCAACCAAAAAGTATTACAAGCGTACGATAAGAGTATGGATAAAGCTGTAAATGAAATCGGACGTGTCTAA
- a CDS encoding flagellar hook-basal body protein, producing MLRTMITATNTLSQVQSQLDNISTNIANSNTHGYKAQQANFTEMLYQQFNNDEYDKTVRNTPVGIRYGVGAQIGQIQSNQNQGSIQVTERDLDFALTTKNQYFNVLMQNDAGETRTAYTRNGSFYVTPTEPGIVTLVNSDGYHVADANGQAITFPDNATQFTMDADGTLVVNYANGQPQRFQLAVTSLQKPQVMESLQGGTYIGLPENLDELDYTEAEILTNLQGANRQVGIQKGALEMSNVDLSQEMTNLIQAQRSYQFNTRAVSIADQMLGLINGIR from the coding sequence ATGCTACGTACAATGATTACAGCAACAAATACGCTGTCACAAGTTCAAAGTCAATTAGACAATATTAGTACAAATATCGCGAACAGTAATACTCACGGTTATAAAGCACAGCAAGCTAACTTTACAGAGATGCTTTATCAACAGTTTAATAATGATGAATACGATAAAACTGTACGTAATACACCAGTAGGCATTCGTTATGGTGTGGGAGCACAAATCGGTCAAATCCAATCGAACCAAAACCAAGGCTCGATTCAAGTGACAGAGCGTGATCTAGACTTTGCATTAACAACAAAAAATCAATACTTCAACGTCCTAATGCAAAATGATGCGGGTGAAACACGTACAGCTTATACACGTAATGGTAGCTTTTATGTAACGCCAACCGAGCCAGGAATTGTTACGCTTGTTAATAGTGATGGCTATCACGTAGCCGATGCAAATGGACAAGCCATTACATTCCCGGATAATGCGACACAGTTTACGATGGACGCAGACGGTACATTAGTCGTGAACTATGCAAATGGTCAGCCGCAGCGTTTCCAATTAGCTGTGACGTCACTGCAAAAGCCACAAGTAATGGAAAGCCTACAAGGTGGTACGTATATTGGCTTACCAGAAAACTTAGATGAGCTTGACTATACAGAGGCTGAAATTTTAACAAATTTACAAGGGGCGAATCGTCAAGTAGGCATCCAAAAAGGAGCACTTGAAATGTCGAACGTTGATTTATCACAAGAGATGACCAACTTAATTCAAGCGCAGCGTTCATATCAGTTCAATACGCGCGCGGTTTCGATTGCAGATCAAATGCTCGGACTAATTAACGGGATTCGCTAG
- a CDS encoding DNA-directed RNA polymerase subunit beta, whose protein sequence is MTNEFERQAVQPTIKKTRRGFRRKQEQQPPTPEPTNDPPVRWVQLRLIPIWLRVILVVALFIAAGSIGITVGYSVLGGGDSADALKWSTWQHLLDIMSGKQ, encoded by the coding sequence ATGACAAATGAGTTTGAACGACAAGCAGTACAGCCGACAATTAAAAAGACGAGACGTGGCTTCAGACGAAAGCAAGAGCAGCAACCGCCAACGCCTGAGCCAACGAACGATCCGCCTGTCCGCTGGGTACAGCTTCGTCTCATTCCCATTTGGCTACGTGTGATTCTAGTAGTAGCACTCTTTATAGCGGCTGGATCAATCGGCATTACAGTTGGTTATAGTGTGCTTGGCGGCGGGGATTCTGCGGACGCCCTAAAGTGGAGCACTTGGCAGCATCTACTTGATATTATGAGTGGGAAACAGTAA
- the fabZ gene encoding 3-hydroxyacyl-ACP dehydratase FabZ: MLNVEQIQNILPHRYPFLLVDRMVEIEEGKRAVGLKNVTINEPFFNGHFPGYPVMPGVLIVEALAQVGGVALLSMEAYKGRLVFLTGIDNCRFKRQVVPGDQLKLEMEFLKLRGQMGKGKAKATVDGELVCECEILFAIGPEQPV; the protein is encoded by the coding sequence TTGTTGAATGTAGAGCAAATTCAAAATATTTTACCACACCGTTATCCATTTTTATTAGTTGATCGTATGGTAGAAATAGAAGAAGGAAAACGGGCGGTAGGTTTGAAAAATGTAACCATTAATGAACCGTTCTTTAATGGACACTTCCCAGGCTATCCTGTTATGCCAGGTGTGTTGATTGTAGAAGCGTTAGCACAAGTTGGTGGGGTAGCGTTACTAAGTATGGAAGCCTATAAAGGACGTCTTGTATTTTTAACGGGTATCGACAATTGCCGCTTCAAACGTCAAGTAGTACCAGGGGACCAGTTAAAGCTTGAGATGGAGTTTTTAAAACTGCGTGGACAAATGGGTAAGGGGAAAGCAAAGGCTACAGTAGATGGCGAGCTTGTATGTGAATGTGAAATTTTATTCGCAATTGGTCCAGAGCAACCAGTATGA
- a CDS encoding YwpF family protein yields the protein MKTFKMLSFELLLDGELKKFPLTDGIIINQENSHQLWVLEAFMPAEYKELFDTLISSGDMLDARVIISLPDNEPAPFSIIAHAVTPIDDKISVLFKGRLKAQRKKYAELLLSKLLEQGLRDDELLVAFEQGMRDRPSLQERNERLENTQLRK from the coding sequence TTGAAAACTTTTAAAATGCTTTCATTTGAATTATTACTTGATGGTGAACTCAAAAAATTTCCACTTACGGATGGCATTATCATTAACCAAGAAAACAGTCATCAGCTTTGGGTGCTCGAGGCGTTTATGCCTGCAGAGTACAAAGAATTGTTTGATACGCTCATTTCATCTGGGGATATGCTCGATGCGCGTGTCATTATTTCGCTTCCAGACAACGAGCCTGCGCCATTTTCAATTATTGCGCATGCCGTAACGCCGATTGACGACAAAATCTCGGTGCTCTTTAAAGGTCGTTTAAAAGCCCAGCGGAAAAAATATGCTGAGCTACTGTTATCAAAATTACTTGAACAAGGCTTGCGTGACGATGAACTGCTCGTTGCCTTTGAACAAGGGATGCGCGATCGTCCTTCCTTACAAGAACGAAACGAGCGTTTAGAAAATACTCAATTACGGAAATGA
- the ssb gene encoding single-stranded DNA-binding protein, with protein MNHVGIVGRTTKELSLRQLSEGRVQTTFTLAINRHYKNSEGMTEADFIHCIAWGKTAELIVKYCGKGSLIGVKGRLLTGSYINRDNQKVYTTDVVAEEVRFFALKPLAGATEASPPIPEDFVLPEQESELVRPL; from the coding sequence ATGAATCATGTTGGAATTGTCGGGCGTACCACGAAAGAGTTAAGCTTGCGCCAATTATCAGAAGGGCGCGTACAGACGACATTTACGTTGGCTATAAATCGTCACTATAAAAATAGTGAAGGTATGACAGAGGCTGACTTTATTCACTGTATTGCATGGGGCAAGACGGCGGAGCTAATTGTTAAGTATTGCGGAAAGGGCTCGCTAATTGGTGTAAAAGGACGCTTACTAACAGGTTCTTATATAAATCGGGATAATCAAAAGGTATATACAACGGATGTTGTAGCAGAAGAGGTTCGCTTTTTTGCATTAAAGCCTTTAGCAGGTGCTACAGAAGCATCACCGCCAATTCCGGAAGATTTCGTATTACCAGAGCAAGAAAGTGAACTTGTCAGACCGTTATAA
- a CDS encoding DEAD/DEAH box helicase encodes MQTLLNTKLPFLQTMRIKISTVRPGLFRMTAYNKDDLILPPTSWVSTLFFNFEHNLYGLNTSLEERDLLISAADLLDVLSPRYRHPFVDFAALNSETTQLFTALQGTLPLWNDSTLWQHAKITEDGFHFDNELVQHAMEQKLANAGLSKQDSLALIPYFTNGGWPLQTTHAFDGVKMALRLSEPEENEENWLLETILISSSSIKHWTPAATKRKLTIAEAIPKKWAHIAARVEQTQKQVIDLLQLPHETAPFIRMTMSDVEVREFLKHDLAKLQAIGFEVILPAWLKELKQSKFKVRVSAANQSTKSVAGLDDILTFKWQFSMNGEEVSAEQFKRLVEEKREFVRVGNEWFRIDEQWLTEMKELMEQAEEEDWTVKDLLFRELPETLTAPLDEEDDAERDDPIFAFEMQQSLASYIEQLQHKKGLPPIAVPTKLHAELRAYQHEGFEWLTFMREQKFGACLADDMGLGKTIQLITYILHTVQALQIKEPTLIVCPTSVVGNWQKELTRFAPDLEVYTHYGPRRLKGDDLTSFIATQRPHVILSTYGTVTQDAEDLKLIQWSTIALDEAQNIKNMQTMQSRAIRKLTGAHHIALTGTPVENRLSELWAIFDFIHKGYLGSFGKFSEQYIVPIERDESETHKRVLRTKISPFLLRRTKRDPELQLNLPDKQESHEFCALTTEQAALYEGYIQDTLASLEQLAGFEKKGRILKMLGKLKQLCNHPALYLKEPFDDAKTMMKRSVKLKRIIEMTKEIIDSGEQCLIFTQYIGMGNLIQHCLQELYGVDAPFLTGSTTKVQRDHLVEAFQAGEFPIFLLSLKAGGTGLNLTAATHVLHADRWWNPAVENQATDRAYRIGQTQFVQVHKFVTIGTIEEKIDKMITMKSALSEELIQSSKWLTELGDQELMDLLVLDTSTIK; translated from the coding sequence ATGCAAACTTTATTAAATACAAAGCTGCCATTTCTACAAACCATGCGCATTAAGATAAGTACGGTGCGTCCTGGATTATTTCGAATGACGGCCTACAACAAAGACGATTTAATTTTACCGCCGACAAGCTGGGTGTCTACGCTATTTTTTAATTTCGAGCATAATTTATATGGGTTGAACACGTCATTAGAAGAGCGTGATCTACTCATTAGCGCAGCGGACTTACTCGATGTCCTGTCCCCTCGCTATCGTCACCCATTTGTAGATTTTGCAGCGCTGAATTCGGAAACGACACAGCTTTTTACAGCATTACAAGGGACGCTGCCGTTATGGAACGATTCTACACTGTGGCAGCACGCAAAGATCACAGAGGATGGCTTTCATTTTGATAATGAGCTCGTGCAGCACGCGATGGAGCAAAAGCTTGCGAATGCAGGGCTTTCTAAACAAGACTCACTCGCTCTCATTCCGTACTTTACAAACGGAGGCTGGCCGCTTCAAACAACCCATGCTTTTGATGGGGTTAAAATGGCGCTACGCTTAAGCGAACCAGAAGAAAACGAGGAAAACTGGCTACTGGAAACCATTCTAATAAGTTCCTCCTCTATCAAGCACTGGACACCCGCAGCAACCAAGCGCAAATTGACGATTGCTGAAGCGATTCCGAAAAAGTGGGCACATATTGCAGCGCGCGTTGAACAAACGCAAAAGCAGGTGATTGACTTACTGCAACTCCCACATGAAACTGCACCGTTCATCCGCATGACCATGAGCGATGTAGAGGTACGTGAATTTCTTAAGCATGACTTAGCTAAGCTTCAGGCAATTGGCTTTGAGGTCATCTTACCGGCATGGCTAAAGGAATTAAAGCAGTCGAAGTTTAAAGTACGTGTGAGTGCTGCGAACCAATCTACAAAGAGCGTAGCCGGACTTGATGATATTTTAACGTTTAAATGGCAGTTCTCAATGAACGGTGAAGAAGTATCTGCTGAGCAGTTTAAACGTTTAGTTGAGGAAAAACGAGAATTTGTTCGCGTTGGGAATGAATGGTTCCGCATTGATGAGCAGTGGCTTACAGAAATGAAGGAATTAATGGAACAAGCCGAAGAGGAAGATTGGACGGTTAAAGATTTACTATTCCGTGAGCTACCAGAAACGTTAACCGCGCCACTTGATGAGGAAGATGACGCTGAGCGCGATGATCCGATCTTTGCCTTTGAAATGCAGCAATCGCTCGCTTCTTATATTGAGCAGCTTCAGCATAAAAAAGGCCTTCCACCTATTGCAGTGCCAACGAAATTACATGCGGAGCTTCGAGCCTATCAGCACGAGGGCTTTGAGTGGCTGACCTTCATGCGCGAGCAAAAATTCGGTGCTTGTTTAGCCGACGATATGGGCCTAGGGAAAACGATTCAGCTTATTACGTATATTTTGCATACGGTTCAAGCACTGCAAATAAAAGAGCCGACACTCATTGTGTGCCCGACTTCAGTTGTCGGGAACTGGCAAAAAGAATTAACACGCTTTGCACCTGACTTAGAGGTGTATACGCATTACGGACCGCGCCGATTAAAAGGCGATGATTTAACAAGCTTTATCGCAACACAGCGCCCTCACGTTATTTTATCAACGTATGGTACCGTGACACAGGATGCCGAAGATTTAAAGCTGATTCAGTGGTCGACGATTGCGCTTGATGAAGCACAAAATATTAAAAACATGCAAACGATGCAATCACGCGCAATTCGGAAACTAACTGGGGCACATCATATTGCCTTAACCGGAACGCCTGTTGAAAACCGCCTTTCTGAGCTTTGGGCGATTTTTGATTTTATTCATAAAGGTTATTTAGGAAGCTTTGGCAAATTCTCTGAGCAATACATTGTGCCAATTGAGCGCGACGAATCGGAAACACATAAACGCGTATTACGGACGAAAATCAGCCCATTTTTACTGCGTCGTACCAAACGAGATCCAGAGCTACAATTAAATTTACCAGACAAACAGGAATCGCATGAATTTTGTGCATTAACGACTGAGCAGGCTGCGCTATACGAAGGCTATATCCAAGATACACTTGCTAGTCTCGAACAACTAGCTGGCTTTGAGAAAAAGGGCCGTATTTTAAAAATGCTTGGAAAATTGAAGCAATTATGTAATCACCCTGCACTCTATTTAAAAGAGCCATTTGATGATGCCAAGACGATGATGAAGCGCTCGGTCAAGTTAAAGCGTATTATCGAAATGACAAAGGAAATTATTGATAGTGGCGAGCAATGCTTAATTTTCACCCAGTATATTGGGATGGGGAATTTGATTCAACATTGTTTACAGGAGCTTTACGGTGTCGATGCGCCGTTTTTAACAGGAAGTACAACGAAAGTTCAACGTGATCATTTAGTAGAGGCCTTCCAAGCAGGAGAGTTTCCAATATTTTTACTATCACTAAAAGCTGGTGGTACGGGGCTAAATTTAACCGCTGCAACCCATGTGCTTCACGCCGATCGATGGTGGAATCCAGCAGTCGAAAATCAAGCGACAGACCGTGCCTATCGAATCGGACAAACACAATTTGTACAGGTGCATAAGTTTGTAACAATTGGGACAATCGAGGAAAAAATCGATAAAATGATCACGATGAAATCTGCTCTATCCGAAGAATTAATTCAATCAAGTAAATGGCTAACCGAGCTTGGTGACCAAGAGTTAATGGATTTACTTGTTCTTGATACATCAACAATTAAATAA
- a CDS encoding SWIM zinc finger family protein: protein MSSSFSEVAHSHQDFIGKTLQRFEQQLHPSVNEDAELVTRAMFSVRNQAIKLRTYSAFNQILVCQIQDVRTTEVTISFTQQQISCTCPQKKICRHQLAVIFKLSQYFISLQDWLTKWRAKKTVQLHTLASERSPESWQRMADEVLNYTFKDPRPIDSFLISSLLENARMKLQRQRPFEQEWQQLFDLYMEITIMQRLLQHASKTGMAMDNNYFNYYLENALSRIERSIDAISKTTRLFATEPFFDALQTMTHDILLIEKGAAHFRLALYLQFWTKLFTEQKRQTKELTALEHANATTDIDLHVVKALFYILLHAMTPLERTIHEMSPKNVESFIDIAQHSLAKGYTTEATLILKKAIPFLQSYIQDTLVPIRRQKYTRKLDVLYEQITLTESEELALYAAFGKYGIEAFSDYLLREQRYSEWIALHQLYPTSIAYLEQSGLKEVVAHEPEVALPLYHFYAMDEINQKSRQNYKQAVRIWRAMKSAAKKAGKLDYFDNYMDAVQQQFKRLRALQEEISKSNLIAS, encoded by the coding sequence TTGAGTTCTAGTTTTTCAGAAGTGGCTCATTCACATCAAGATTTTATAGGAAAAACATTACAACGCTTTGAGCAGCAGCTCCACCCTTCCGTTAATGAAGATGCCGAGCTTGTGACACGTGCGATGTTTTCCGTGCGTAATCAAGCGATTAAGCTGCGCACTTACTCAGCGTTTAACCAAATATTAGTGTGCCAAATCCAAGACGTCCGCACGACCGAAGTGACGATTTCCTTCACCCAACAGCAAATTAGCTGTACGTGCCCACAAAAAAAGATATGCCGTCATCAGCTGGCAGTTATTTTTAAGCTATCCCAGTATTTTATTTCGCTGCAGGATTGGCTAACGAAGTGGCGTGCGAAAAAAACGGTACAGCTGCATACCCTCGCCTCTGAGCGTAGCCCGGAGAGCTGGCAGCGTATGGCTGATGAGGTGTTGAACTATACGTTTAAAGACCCGCGCCCGATCGATAGCTTTTTAATTTCGTCACTCCTTGAAAATGCGCGTATGAAATTACAGCGTCAGCGTCCTTTTGAGCAGGAGTGGCAGCAGTTATTTGATTTATATATGGAAATTACCATTATGCAGCGCTTATTACAGCATGCCTCAAAAACAGGTATGGCGATGGATAATAACTATTTCAACTATTATTTAGAAAATGCCCTTAGCCGAATCGAACGTTCTATCGATGCCATTAGTAAAACAACGCGCCTTTTTGCGACTGAACCGTTTTTCGATGCGCTACAAACGATGACACACGACATTTTACTCATAGAAAAAGGGGCCGCGCATTTCCGTCTGGCGTTGTACCTACAGTTTTGGACAAAGTTATTTACTGAGCAAAAGCGCCAAACAAAGGAGCTCACAGCACTTGAACATGCAAACGCAACAACCGATATCGATTTACACGTCGTAAAAGCACTATTCTATATTTTATTACACGCGATGACACCGCTAGAACGAACAATTCACGAGATGTCGCCTAAAAATGTAGAAAGCTTTATCGATATCGCCCAGCATAGTCTCGCTAAAGGCTATACAACCGAGGCGACGCTTATTTTGAAAAAGGCGATTCCGTTTTTACAAAGCTATATTCAAGACACATTAGTACCGATTCGCCGGCAAAAATACACGCGCAAGCTCGATGTCCTATACGAGCAAATTACCTTGACGGAATCCGAAGAGCTAGCGCTTTACGCGGCCTTTGGTAAATACGGCATCGAGGCGTTTTCGGATTATTTACTGCGTGAGCAACGCTATAGCGAATGGATTGCACTTCATCAGCTGTACCCGACGTCGATTGCTTATCTTGAGCAAAGCGGCTTAAAGGAAGTCGTTGCCCATGAACCTGAAGTTGCCCTACCGCTGTATCATTTTTATGCGATGGATGAAATTAACCAAAAATCACGTCAAAACTATAAGCAGGCTGTACGTATTTGGCGTGCGATGAAATCGGCGGCCAAAAAAGCCGGCAAGCTCGATTATTTCGATAACTACATGGACGCCGTGCAGCAGCAATTTAAACGTCTGCGCGCCCTACAAGAGGAAATTAGTAAAAGCAATCTCATTGCTTCATAA
- a CDS encoding IDEAL domain-containing protein, which yields MIQVQFMKPFYTKLSGEKLRLVFAYQYFSITKDDEIFHFIPIEGKEMIVDLNTMQVENLSEVFVFQRGNRFVRLPLYQLLLVSNVHEYLMPIIENVSTHVKLPQAEAVYEFDAEVEGIVRVLEAENLDRLIDDALEARNEALFHDLMAEKAKFTGGYAAS from the coding sequence ATGATTCAAGTTCAATTTATGAAACCCTTTTATACAAAATTATCTGGCGAAAAACTACGCTTAGTATTTGCTTATCAATATTTTTCAATCACAAAGGACGACGAAATTTTCCATTTCATCCCGATTGAAGGCAAGGAAATGATTGTAGACCTGAATACGATGCAGGTCGAAAATTTATCGGAAGTATTCGTCTTCCAGCGTGGTAACCGCTTCGTGCGACTACCACTGTACCAATTACTATTAGTCTCCAATGTGCATGAGTACTTAATGCCGATTATTGAAAACGTATCTACACATGTGAAGCTACCACAAGCAGAAGCGGTCTATGAATTTGATGCTGAGGTAGAAGGTATCGTGCGCGTATTAGAAGCAGAAAACTTAGATCGTCTCATTGACGATGCACTCGAGGCTCGTAATGAAGCATTATTCCATGATTTAATGGCAGAGAAGGCAAAGTTCACCGGGGGCTATGCGGCCTCATGA